A single region of the Yersinia entomophaga genome encodes:
- a CDS encoding peptidase inhibitor family I36 protein codes for MNNKLLLFFIITSIYSSNVKPQDIIYEADIEASTQPQKKTSTPICFYTNDNFQGEHFCLNTSEMIDLYNTDNKHLNDKISSIKIPKGMQAEIYKNDNFNAPYYNVTESIDLARLEKIGMAGQISAMKVFEAQAICTKNCVIIEESKIELKKIIKEYYPKTEDVNKILLLNLEVNKKSSFGIQSVNQPKIIIVGRDLFFYGEGSKNPINMRLSDDTDNLSFLLKFNDHGLQFQYLEAKGTKQLNIPFWFNTQLSPDDLANLYISNGIPEDGQDPALQSINPLILNRAIIAINKPPHRDKRGALGIIGCLGNPLLAIYNYVVQGRCNQLDRLVGINEFSHSDGEGKTWVLTDSVTPLLAPEQPPNLPADNPRQSMLQLASLNMQLHHQALTLPAVAKACKTSIEEILSARYPRQTGIRCGSTLSNLLADFTLLFGENIIDWTTANLVHVIQQINEYGTTGYAGSDQETENRLVEGVQRAISTLGIEPLIAMLQEAFDYAQLNYARYFMHSEGINSENINNESRETTVSPLAAQSLPLGDYILPLESYIHPQELPTPLIRDNNQWVQPEGLYFEITVIPGGDQHVETNLTEEVAEVINDWFKFYNQMKYESDETRSPLTDRDRTIYAAKITSHMLADLLHDNSADYQFVVVKLKGKIISVLASRNDENGEDSYISVSITHPQYVLKPHEEGSVRGAGTAAVRELARYLKEKGKKTLKSSVISQPSAIVKSKLGFHYQNSL; via the coding sequence ATGAATAATAAGTTATTATTATTTTTCATTATAACATCAATATATTCTAGCAATGTGAAACCTCAAGATATTATATATGAGGCGGATATAGAAGCATCAACACAACCTCAAAAAAAAACGTCAACACCCATTTGTTTTTATACTAATGATAATTTCCAAGGTGAACATTTCTGCCTAAATACATCTGAAATGATAGATCTTTACAATACTGATAATAAACATCTGAATGATAAGATATCTTCAATAAAAATACCTAAAGGAATGCAAGCCGAAATTTATAAAAATGATAATTTTAATGCCCCTTACTATAATGTTACGGAATCTATTGATTTAGCGCGACTAGAAAAAATCGGTATGGCAGGTCAAATTAGCGCGATGAAGGTATTTGAAGCGCAGGCTATTTGCACGAAAAACTGCGTTATTATAGAAGAAAGTAAAATAGAATTAAAAAAAATAATAAAAGAATATTATCCAAAAACAGAAGATGTCAATAAAATTTTATTATTAAATCTCGAAGTTAATAAAAAAAGCAGTTTTGGTATACAGAGTGTTAACCAACCAAAAATTATAATCGTGGGTAGAGATTTGTTTTTTTATGGTGAAGGAAGTAAGAATCCTATTAACATGAGGTTAAGCGATGATACAGATAACCTATCCTTTCTTTTAAAATTTAATGATCATGGTTTACAATTTCAATATCTTGAAGCTAAAGGAACGAAACAACTCAATATCCCATTTTGGTTCAATACCCAATTATCACCTGATGACTTAGCAAACTTATACATCAGCAATGGCATACCGGAAGATGGCCAAGATCCTGCTCTTCAGAGCATCAACCCGTTAATACTGAATAGAGCGATCATCGCCATCAACAAGCCCCCCCACCGTGATAAACGAGGCGCTTTAGGTATTATTGGCTGTTTAGGTAACCCTCTGCTGGCAATTTATAATTATGTGGTTCAAGGGCGCTGCAACCAGCTCGATAGACTGGTGGGAATCAACGAGTTTTCTCACTCAGATGGGGAAGGGAAAACATGGGTTTTGACCGATTCAGTCACGCCATTACTTGCGCCAGAGCAGCCCCCCAACTTACCAGCAGATAATCCCCGTCAATCAATGTTACAATTAGCCAGTCTTAATATGCAGTTACATCATCAGGCACTTACTCTGCCAGCGGTGGCAAAAGCCTGTAAAACTTCCATTGAAGAGATTCTATCTGCCCGTTATCCAAGGCAGACAGGCATTCGCTGTGGCTCCACATTATCGAATCTGCTGGCAGATTTTACATTGCTTTTTGGTGAAAATATTATTGATTGGACCACCGCAAATTTGGTCCATGTTATACAGCAAATTAATGAATATGGGACTACGGGCTATGCCGGATCTGACCAGGAGACGGAAAATCGGTTAGTTGAAGGTGTTCAACGGGCAATTTCTACTCTGGGAATCGAACCATTAATAGCAATGCTGCAGGAGGCTTTCGATTATGCACAATTAAATTACGCACGTTATTTTATGCACAGTGAAGGTATCAACAGTGAAAATATAAATAATGAAAGTCGAGAGACTACAGTCTCACCTCTAGCCGCACAAAGCCTACCACTAGGCGATTATATTTTACCTTTAGAGAGTTATATTCACCCTCAAGAACTCCCGACACCATTAATTAGAGACAATAATCAGTGGGTTCAGCCTGAAGGTCTATATTTTGAAATTACCGTGATTCCCGGAGGAGATCAGCATGTCGAGACGAATTTAACCGAAGAAGTGGCCGAGGTTATTAACGATTGGTTTAAATTCTATAATCAGATGAAATATGAATCAGATGAAACAAGATCACCTTTAACTGATAGAGATAGAACCATTTATGCCGCCAAAATTACCAGCCATATGTTAGCTGATCTTTTGCATGACAACTCTGCCGATTATCAATTTGTAGTGGTTAAACTAAAGGGAAAAATAATCAGTGTATTAGCATCAAGAAATGATGAGAATGGCGAGGATAGCTACATTAGTGTTTCTATAACTCATCCACAATATGTATTAAAACCGCATGAAGAGGGTAGCGTTCGAGGGGCAGGAACGGCGGCGGTAAGAGAATTAGCGCGCTATCTGAAAGAAAAAGGTAAAAAGACACTTAAATCTAGTGTCATTTCTCAACCCTCTGCTATTGTCAAAAGCAAGCTGGGATTCCACTATCAGAATTCTTTATGA
- a CDS encoding VIT1/CCC1 transporter family protein, translating to MHRERHSIEKIGWLRAAVLGANDGIVSTASLLLGVASANATHQSILLTGIAGLVAGAMSMATGEYVSVSSQSDTEKAALAEEQAELDADFQGEFRELTSIYIHRGLNVALARQVAEKLMNHDALGAHARDELGISEITTARPLQAAWASAASFSAGAILPLLVAVISSASWAIPAIALSALVSLAILGGIAAKAGGAPIRSGVIRITFWSALAMGVSSGVGMLFGSFIG from the coding sequence ATGCACAGAGAACGGCATAGTATAGAAAAGATAGGCTGGCTCCGGGCTGCAGTTCTCGGTGCTAACGATGGGATCGTCTCTACTGCAAGTTTGTTATTGGGGGTTGCGTCTGCCAATGCAACACATCAAAGTATTCTTTTGACTGGTATTGCAGGTCTGGTTGCTGGCGCTATGTCGATGGCAACGGGAGAGTATGTCTCAGTGTCTTCTCAATCAGATACTGAAAAGGCCGCCTTGGCTGAAGAGCAAGCAGAGCTTGATGCTGATTTTCAAGGTGAATTTCGGGAGCTGACTTCGATTTATATTCATCGGGGCCTTAATGTGGCACTAGCCAGACAAGTGGCTGAAAAATTGATGAATCATGATGCGTTAGGTGCACATGCGCGTGATGAATTGGGGATATCAGAAATCACTACTGCCCGACCCTTACAGGCAGCGTGGGCTTCTGCAGCGAGTTTCTCTGCGGGGGCGATATTGCCATTACTGGTAGCGGTAATCTCTTCGGCTAGCTGGGCCATTCCAGCTATTGCGCTATCCGCATTGGTTTCTTTGGCTATTTTGGGGGGGATTGCGGCGAAAGCGGGTGGAGCACCAATACGTTCAGGCGTTATCCGTATTACCTTCTGGAGTGCGCTTGCAATGGGTGTGTCATCGGGTGTTGGTATGTTATTTGGTTCTTTTATTGGCTGA
- the opgC gene encoding OpgC domain-containing protein, whose amino-acid sequence MIHAFSVLEDKCRTIPAWVKSFRYISSDKRDLRVDLLRGIALVMMVAAHIEVMSILNIFTWERFGLTTGAEGFVILSGFMLGVINRQRLKKDVLLTISYSLYRRAAKIYVVNVVIILSVFLLTKLNFIKTFEVTHFTDRFSEVSYTLYPLYDQLKESWFNMVLYLQIGPHQSQILGLYFYLLLVSPIFIYLLQRGWVGVLLLLSLALYITYHITGIRLTSAEFEFAFPFLAWQFIYVLGMTIGWYKEELLSLARTQAGFWILSVMILFTLVMMFIAQNHTNPFMPYDTMLHTISAKNFNWFYQNFAEKNALGPLRIINDFTLLTTCYLVLSYFWKPINKMCGWFLITLGQHSLYVFIIHVYVVLLVSQVVDFGLWHRAWLLNTLVHLCALMLLWLFAKYDVGRRFIPN is encoded by the coding sequence ATGATTCATGCATTTTCTGTACTTGAAGATAAATGTAGGACAATACCTGCTTGGGTAAAATCGTTTCGCTATATATCATCAGATAAGCGTGATCTCAGGGTTGATCTGCTGCGGGGCATTGCTCTGGTAATGATGGTTGCAGCCCACATTGAAGTGATGTCGATATTGAATATCTTTACCTGGGAGCGTTTTGGCCTAACAACCGGCGCCGAAGGGTTTGTTATTCTCTCGGGATTTATGTTGGGTGTGATCAATCGCCAGCGCTTAAAGAAAGACGTTCTTCTCACTATAAGCTATTCATTATATCGACGAGCAGCAAAAATATATGTAGTTAATGTTGTGATTATACTTAGTGTTTTTCTCTTAACTAAACTCAATTTCATAAAAACTTTTGAAGTAACCCATTTTACTGATCGCTTTTCAGAAGTAAGTTATACGCTATATCCACTTTACGACCAGCTAAAAGAATCCTGGTTTAATATGGTGCTCTACTTACAGATCGGGCCCCATCAGAGTCAGATTTTGGGCCTGTATTTCTATCTGTTGCTGGTAAGTCCTATCTTTATCTATTTATTGCAGCGCGGCTGGGTAGGTGTATTGCTATTGTTATCTCTGGCTTTATATATCACCTACCACATTACCGGGATACGACTTACATCGGCGGAGTTTGAGTTTGCTTTTCCATTTTTGGCTTGGCAATTTATTTATGTCTTAGGGATGACGATTGGCTGGTACAAAGAAGAGTTGCTCTCTTTAGCCCGTACTCAGGCCGGATTTTGGATTTTGTCCGTTATGATATTATTTACGCTGGTAATGATGTTTATTGCGCAGAATCATACCAACCCATTTATGCCCTATGACACAATGCTCCATACTATAAGTGCGAAAAACTTCAATTGGTTCTATCAGAACTTTGCTGAAAAGAATGCGCTGGGTCCACTGCGCATTATCAATGATTTCACTCTACTAACAACGTGTTATCTGGTGTTGAGTTACTTTTGGAAACCAATAAACAAGATGTGCGGTTGGTTCCTCATAACACTAGGCCAACATTCTTTGTATGTTTTTATTATCCATGTGTATGTGGTTTTATTGGTTAGTCAGGTAGTGGATTTTGGCCTATGGCACCGAGCATGGTTGCTAAATACGCTGGTTCATCTCTGCGCTTTAATGTTGTTATGGCTATTTGCAAAATATGATGTTGGCAGAAGATTCATTCCTAACTGA
- a CDS encoding glycogen/starch/alpha-glucan phosphorylase — MKNTPSTLDKNQITKLRNCILYELKYSLGVALSTASSSEIFSALALVVRRNQTDDYFNTRERHHQARKKRIYYISMEFLIGQSLRNNLINQGLMEIANAALESLGVDFEVIVKSEEDAALGNGGLGRLAACFIDSMATLDIAGSGHGIKYEYGLFHQQIQDGQQVEKPDDWHSTHSPWLIEHQSQAMIIPLYGRIVEVEDQQGNYNPMWMDWKIIIGVPHDYLVSGYINHTVNALRLYSACASDSFDIHIFNHGDYLKAVNQKIASENISKVLYPSDEVLAGKELRLTQEYFLVACTLRDVMHDFFLLSNDIKQLPEFVAIQLNDTHPALAIVELMRILVDEHTVDWDMAWDLTQRVCAYTNHTLMPEALEKWSVNLFELLLPRHLQIIYEINRRFLLEIQRWRPERSDLLVSMSLIEETPEKKVRMAYLAIIGSHKVNGVAKLHSELIKSNLVPDFYYLMPEKFTNQTNGVTPRRWIQQANPRLSAFLDCHLGNEWVTDLTLLSKLKSLANQRDIIAELAEIKKFNKLKLSQIITRQQGIIINPEAMFDCQIKRIHEYKRQLLNILYVINLYHKILNGKEVISPKVHIFSGKAAPGYAMAKLIIQLINQVALKVNSDPRVNEQLKVVFLEDYKVSLAESIIPAADLSEQISTAGTEASGTSNMKLAMNGALTIGTLDGANIEIRDAVGHENFYVFGLSAEEIAEQRTRGRSSYDEYLSHPEIKETVDLLISGIFHPNKNLFSPIFHMLVSHGDHYFHLADFNSYCHAQYQVLTDYSDTYSWHRRALNTISGMGEFSSDRTIRGYSKDIWGEGNFK; from the coding sequence GTGAAAAATACTCCATCTACTCTAGATAAGAATCAAATTACTAAACTACGTAATTGCATTCTTTATGAACTGAAATATTCTCTCGGGGTGGCACTGTCAACGGCATCATCCAGTGAAATTTTTAGTGCGTTAGCATTAGTTGTGCGACGCAACCAAACTGATGATTATTTTAACACTCGAGAACGACATCATCAGGCAAGAAAAAAACGTATTTACTATATTTCTATGGAGTTTTTAATTGGTCAATCTTTGCGAAATAACCTAATAAATCAAGGGTTGATGGAAATAGCCAACGCAGCGTTAGAATCTCTTGGGGTAGATTTTGAAGTTATTGTAAAAAGTGAAGAAGATGCAGCATTAGGTAATGGAGGATTAGGACGTCTGGCCGCATGTTTTATTGACTCAATGGCAACCTTGGATATTGCTGGTTCTGGTCACGGTATCAAATACGAATATGGCTTGTTTCACCAACAAATTCAGGATGGACAACAAGTAGAGAAGCCTGATGATTGGCACTCGACACACTCACCTTGGCTAATAGAACATCAAAGTCAGGCCATGATAATTCCGCTTTATGGCCGCATAGTTGAAGTAGAAGACCAGCAGGGAAATTACAATCCAATGTGGATGGATTGGAAAATAATTATTGGAGTACCTCACGACTACCTAGTCTCTGGGTACATTAATCATACCGTAAACGCGTTGCGGTTATACAGTGCTTGCGCTTCAGATTCATTTGATATTCATATTTTTAATCATGGCGATTATTTGAAAGCTGTTAATCAAAAAATCGCATCTGAAAATATCTCTAAAGTGCTTTATCCCTCCGATGAAGTGTTGGCAGGGAAGGAATTACGTTTGACACAAGAGTATTTTCTGGTGGCTTGTACATTACGCGATGTGATGCATGATTTCTTCTTACTTTCCAATGATATTAAACAGTTACCAGAGTTTGTTGCCATTCAACTTAATGATACCCATCCGGCGCTGGCTATTGTTGAGCTAATGAGAATATTGGTAGATGAACATACTGTTGATTGGGATATGGCCTGGGATTTGACACAACGGGTTTGCGCCTACACCAATCATACATTAATGCCAGAGGCGTTAGAGAAGTGGTCAGTCAATTTATTCGAGCTGTTACTGCCTCGGCATTTACAAATTATCTATGAAATTAATCGCCGTTTCCTACTGGAAATACAGAGATGGCGCCCTGAACGGTCGGATTTATTAGTATCAATGTCTTTGATCGAAGAGACGCCTGAAAAAAAAGTGCGCATGGCCTATCTTGCTATTATTGGTAGTCACAAAGTGAATGGGGTAGCTAAACTTCATTCTGAATTAATTAAATCTAATCTTGTACCTGATTTTTATTATTTAATGCCTGAGAAGTTCACCAATCAGACGAACGGTGTTACACCTCGTCGCTGGATTCAGCAGGCTAATCCCCGGTTATCGGCGTTTCTGGATTGTCACTTAGGCAATGAATGGGTTACCGATCTAACACTCCTGAGTAAACTTAAATCGTTAGCGAACCAACGTGACATTATTGCTGAACTGGCTGAAATAAAGAAATTTAATAAATTAAAGTTAAGTCAGATAATTACGCGTCAGCAAGGGATTATCATCAATCCAGAAGCTATGTTCGACTGCCAGATTAAACGAATTCATGAATATAAACGGCAATTACTCAACATCCTCTATGTGATAAACCTTTATCACAAAATTCTGAACGGAAAAGAGGTTATTTCGCCGAAAGTTCATATCTTTTCGGGCAAAGCGGCTCCTGGCTATGCAATGGCTAAATTGATCATCCAGTTGATTAATCAAGTTGCGCTGAAAGTGAATAGTGATCCTAGAGTCAATGAACAACTTAAAGTGGTTTTTTTAGAGGACTATAAAGTTTCACTAGCTGAAAGTATTATTCCAGCCGCCGACTTATCAGAGCAGATATCAACTGCGGGTACCGAAGCCTCAGGCACTAGTAATATGAAACTGGCTATGAATGGTGCTTTAACTATCGGAACGTTAGATGGCGCTAACATTGAAATCAGAGATGCTGTTGGCCATGAAAATTTCTATGTTTTTGGCTTGTCCGCAGAGGAAATTGCTGAGCAAAGAACTAGAGGGCGATCGTCGTATGACGAGTATTTATCCCACCCAGAAATTAAAGAAACTGTTGATTTACTGATTTCAGGTATTTTTCATCCCAATAAAAACCTGTTTTCACCGATATTCCATATGCTGGTGAGTCACGGTGACCACTATTTCCATTTGGCTGATTTTAACAGTTATTGCCATGCCCAATATCAAGTATTGACCGACTATAGTGATACTTACAGTTGGCACAGAAGAGCATTGAATACTATAAGTGGTATGGGCGAGTTTTCCAGCGACAGGACTATTCGCGGGTACAGCAAGGATATTTGGGGTGAGGGTAATTTTAAGTGA
- a CDS encoding PP2C family protein-serine/threonine phosphatase codes for MQPHPSATGVTSILVVDDSASYRFLLVNLLRNWQFTVFEAENGQDALAILDSNSINMVISDWEMPVMDGLKLCTTIRKQYSDRYIYLVLITVRQSVEDLIAGLDAGADDFLSKPINQSELRARLHAGERILMLEATLDARNQKLSQAYEQIENDLQAAAKLQRSVLPAEKLMVSGFQAEWMFIPSAYVSGDLLSFFQLGNQHIGFYSIDVAGHGVAAAMLSLSVARQFLNGRTVDNLLISPADTPSGYLITPPHKVVNELNRRFCIENDDIATYFTLIYGVIDVQTATGVLCQAGHPTPFIVSSSSQITPIGEGGAPVGLIDSMDYQDTVFTLASGDRLYLFTDGIIECENAEQELFGERRLQELLAASQRDSVQTVFRQVQQALKCWHPAQKNDHQSDIHNGRSAFSDDISLLVIERNNNSLLLTEL; via the coding sequence ATGCAACCACATCCTTCCGCTACAGGTGTGACATCCATTCTTGTTGTTGATGATTCGGCAAGTTATCGCTTTTTACTGGTTAACCTACTAAGAAATTGGCAATTCACTGTTTTTGAGGCAGAAAATGGTCAAGACGCTTTGGCTATCCTTGATAGTAATTCCATCAATATGGTGATCAGTGACTGGGAAATGCCGGTTATGGATGGGTTGAAACTCTGTACAACTATCCGAAAACAATATTCCGATCGCTATATTTATTTAGTATTGATAACCGTGCGTCAATCCGTCGAGGATTTGATCGCGGGATTAGATGCGGGTGCCGATGATTTTCTGTCAAAACCGATAAATCAAAGTGAGCTACGCGCCCGATTACATGCGGGTGAACGTATATTAATGCTAGAGGCAACCCTCGATGCTCGTAATCAGAAATTGTCCCAAGCCTATGAACAAATAGAAAATGACTTGCAGGCTGCGGCAAAATTGCAACGTAGTGTTTTACCTGCAGAAAAGCTAATGGTGAGTGGTTTTCAAGCTGAATGGATGTTTATACCATCTGCTTATGTTTCGGGTGACTTGTTAAGTTTTTTCCAACTGGGTAATCAACACATTGGTTTTTATAGTATTGATGTTGCAGGGCATGGTGTGGCGGCAGCGATGCTCTCACTGTCAGTTGCGCGCCAATTTCTTAATGGGCGCACGGTGGATAACTTACTGATTTCGCCCGCAGATACCCCCTCTGGTTATCTGATTACCCCGCCACATAAAGTTGTCAACGAACTTAATCGCCGTTTTTGTATAGAGAATGATGATATAGCCACTTATTTCACTCTTATTTATGGCGTTATTGATGTTCAAACCGCGACCGGAGTGCTTTGTCAGGCAGGGCATCCGACACCTTTTATTGTCAGTAGCTCAAGTCAGATTACGCCCATTGGTGAAGGCGGGGCACCGGTTGGACTTATTGATTCGATGGACTATCAGGACACGGTGTTCACTCTGGCTTCGGGTGATCGGCTCTATTTATTCACCGACGGTATTATTGAGTGTGAAAATGCTGAGCAAGAGCTTTTTGGAGAACGACGGTTACAAGAATTACTGGCCGCTAGTCAGCGCGACAGTGTGCAAACCGTTTTTAGGCAAGTACAGCAGGCATTGAAATGCTGGCATCCTGCGCAAAAAAATGACCATCAGAGCGATATTCATAATGGACGTTCTGCATTTAGTGATGATATTTCGTTGCTGGTAATTGAGCGTAATAACAATTCCCTTCTCCTAACAGAATTGTAA
- a CDS encoding STAS domain-containing protein: MNFETKTIENVLVITPLIRRLDASVSLKFKEDIQAMIARGANNILLDFSRVDFIDSSCLGALVSLLKTLNGKGELAICSLNNNIHGMFKLTRMDRIFTIGTDQPDTIQQMNFVAP; encoded by the coding sequence ATGAATTTTGAAACTAAAACAATTGAAAATGTATTAGTGATAACCCCCTTGATTAGGCGACTCGATGCATCAGTTTCGCTGAAATTTAAAGAAGATATACAAGCAATGATTGCCCGAGGAGCCAATAATATTTTATTGGATTTTAGTCGGGTAGATTTCATCGACAGTAGTTGTTTAGGTGCACTGGTTTCGTTGTTGAAAACCTTAAATGGTAAAGGTGAGTTGGCTATTTGCTCATTGAATAACAATATCCACGGAATGTTCAAGTTAACCCGGATGGATAGGATATTTACTATCGGCACTGATCAACCCGATACCATACAGCAGATGAATTTCGTAGCGCCTTGA
- a CDS encoding sugar phosphate nucleotidyltransferase, protein MKAMILAAGKGTRARPLTTILPKPMIPLIRKPIMESIIEHLRKYGFNQLMVNTSYLSADIENYFRDGHAWGVEIGYSYEGIMECNTFVDNVLGSAGGMKHIQNFSGFFDETFVVVCGDALIDVDFDEVLAFHRARKSLATLVMRPVSADQVNKYGIVVTDEQGRVSKFQEKPKNEDALSNNANTGIYIFEPEIFDYIPDGVEYDIGSQLFPKLAELGVPFYGIALPFQWVDIGSLQDFWHVNRMILNQDLPDYPMPGIKIAPQIWCGLNVKADFSTLDIEGPVYIGSSTEIQSGVTIRGPTIIGAGCLLEQGAVVEQSFIADYTRVGGIAHLYQQMIFAGKVISPDGTAIDLSEAGLHWLIDDKRRKDIIMAEKSLFEELLNKDTLI, encoded by the coding sequence ATGAAAGCCATGATCCTTGCTGCCGGAAAAGGAACCAGAGCCAGACCACTGACCACCATATTGCCAAAACCAATGATCCCATTAATTCGAAAACCTATTATGGAATCAATTATTGAACATTTAAGAAAATATGGTTTTAATCAGTTAATGGTGAATACCAGCTATCTGTCTGCGGACATTGAGAATTATTTCCGTGATGGCCATGCCTGGGGAGTGGAAATAGGTTACTCTTACGAAGGTATTATGGAGTGTAATACTTTTGTTGATAATGTTTTGGGGTCTGCCGGTGGAATGAAGCACATCCAAAATTTCTCAGGTTTTTTTGATGAAACCTTTGTAGTTGTTTGTGGTGATGCATTAATTGATGTGGATTTCGATGAGGTATTGGCATTCCATCGAGCTAGAAAAAGTTTGGCAACCTTGGTTATGCGCCCAGTCTCGGCGGATCAGGTAAACAAATACGGTATTGTTGTTACTGATGAGCAGGGTAGAGTTAGTAAGTTTCAGGAAAAACCTAAAAATGAAGATGCATTATCAAACAATGCCAATACTGGAATCTATATTTTTGAGCCGGAAATATTCGATTATATTCCTGATGGGGTTGAATATGATATAGGTAGCCAGCTGTTTCCTAAACTTGCTGAGTTAGGTGTTCCTTTCTACGGTATTGCCTTGCCATTCCAATGGGTTGATATTGGATCTCTACAAGATTTTTGGCATGTCAATCGCATGATCCTTAATCAGGATTTACCTGATTATCCCATGCCGGGAATTAAAATTGCGCCTCAAATATGGTGTGGGCTTAATGTCAAAGCCGACTTTTCGACCTTGGATATTGAAGGGCCAGTCTATATTGGTAGTAGCACAGAAATACAATCTGGCGTGACAATTAGAGGGCCTACAATTATTGGCGCGGGGTGTTTATTAGAGCAAGGTGCGGTTGTCGAACAAAGTTTTATTGCTGATTATACTCGGGTTGGGGGCATTGCACATTTGTATCAACAGATGATTTTTGCCGGGAAAGTTATCTCTCCAGACGGTACAGCAATTGATTTATCTGAAGCGGGTTTACACTGGCTTATTGATGATAAACGGCGTAAAGATATTATTATGGCGGAGAAGTCTTTATTTGAAGAATTGCTAAATAAAGATACGTTGATATGA
- a CDS encoding ATP-binding protein encodes MSYRHYDSQGWLMKICLPASLSSLLVLHEKLIQFIHPLEIDSSSSYAMELALNEAFINIVKHGVNYDSTQNITIIMQYDNHQLAVTLQDKGKPIPTEFLQNKSGLSHMPELLAPDSWPENGMGLMMMFNAVDDISYTVKEGVNYLSLIKRIEEKT; translated from the coding sequence ATGAGTTATCGCCACTATGACTCACAAGGTTGGTTAATGAAAATATGTTTGCCTGCATCATTATCTAGCCTGCTTGTTTTACATGAAAAGTTAATACAATTCATTCACCCCTTAGAGATTGATTCGTCCAGCAGTTATGCTATGGAACTTGCATTGAATGAAGCATTTATCAATATTGTAAAGCATGGTGTTAATTATGATTCCACTCAAAATATTACTATTATAATGCAATATGACAATCATCAACTAGCCGTGACTTTACAGGATAAAGGGAAGCCTATACCCACAGAATTTTTACAAAATAAAAGCGGATTATCTCATATGCCTGAGTTGTTAGCGCCGGATTCGTGGCCTGAAAACGGTATGGGGTTGATGATGATGTTTAATGCTGTTGATGACATCAGTTATACAGTAAAAGAGGGAGTCAATTATCTATCGTTGATAAAAAGAATAGAAGAGAAGACGTGA